In bacterium, one genomic interval encodes:
- a CDS encoding glutamine amidotransferase, with protein GHGAGAGAAATGAETGGGVPVVFVGVGAGERTRDVEIAAAEPPAVAFAGSPAVIAVTVRSSGYAGREVPLLLKRGEQVLVSRTLRLPPDGTELRESLEWTPPAPGAHALTLQVPLLDGEQIAENNRADLSFDAVRDRIRVLVVSGTPSWSYRFLRGALKGDPSLDVVSFIILRSASDAVDVPQQDLSLIPFPTQKIFMEELPNFDLLIFDNFASQPYLPSAYLEKVEEFVRGGGGFWMLGGPLSYQGGRYQLTPLAPLLPVSLPDAPAAGGGFRDVTVRPRLTAAGRAHPFFQGLVAQGGEPPPLQGYNVSGPAVRGAVVLAEVPVEGGPAQPLVVIGRHGKGRVLSVLTDSLWDWAFEEAGRGRGSRPYLAFVRQAVRWSIGDPQLEPARVEPERARVAPGEKVRARIRVLGEDFLPAASPDLSVTLKGPRGETRALAPTAEAPGVFVVEAPAPGEGTWEIAAEASARGKVYARAAAVVTAAWPLEEFRSPGLNRDALKALLAGRRGALLELGDAGDTAEALARVLRDLTGEGAAREREEGRALAESVPVFLLFLALLAGEWILRRRSGLD; from the coding sequence CGGGCACGGCGCAGGCGCCGGCGCGGCGGCCACGGGGGCCGAGACCGGAGGCGGCGTGCCGGTGGTGTTCGTCGGCGTCGGCGCCGGCGAGCGCACGCGCGACGTCGAGATAGCGGCGGCCGAGCCGCCCGCGGTCGCCTTCGCCGGCAGCCCGGCCGTGATCGCGGTGACGGTCCGCTCGAGCGGGTACGCCGGGCGCGAGGTGCCGCTGCTGCTCAAGCGCGGCGAGCAGGTCCTGGTCTCGCGCACGCTGCGGCTGCCTCCCGACGGCACGGAGCTGCGCGAGTCGCTGGAGTGGACCCCGCCGGCGCCCGGCGCCCACGCGCTGACGCTGCAGGTGCCCCTCCTCGACGGCGAGCAGATCGCGGAGAACAACCGCGCGGACCTGTCGTTCGACGCCGTGCGCGATCGCATCCGCGTCCTGGTCGTCAGCGGGACCCCGAGCTGGAGCTACCGCTTCCTGCGCGGCGCGCTCAAGGGGGATCCGAGCCTGGACGTCGTGTCCTTCATCATCCTGCGCTCGGCCTCCGACGCCGTGGACGTCCCGCAGCAGGACCTGAGCCTCATCCCGTTCCCGACCCAGAAGATCTTCATGGAGGAGCTGCCCAACTTCGACCTGCTGATCTTCGACAACTTCGCCTCCCAGCCCTATCTGCCGAGCGCCTACCTCGAGAAGGTCGAGGAGTTCGTGCGCGGCGGCGGGGGCTTCTGGATGCTCGGCGGGCCGCTCTCGTACCAGGGAGGGCGCTACCAGCTCACGCCGCTCGCGCCGCTGCTCCCCGTGTCCCTCCCCGACGCGCCCGCGGCGGGCGGCGGCTTCCGGGACGTCACCGTGCGGCCGCGCCTGACCGCCGCCGGACGTGCTCACCCCTTCTTCCAGGGGCTCGTGGCCCAGGGCGGCGAGCCGCCGCCCCTCCAGGGGTACAACGTCAGCGGGCCGGCCGTGCGCGGGGCCGTGGTGCTGGCGGAGGTGCCGGTCGAGGGCGGGCCGGCGCAGCCGCTCGTGGTCATCGGCCGCCACGGGAAGGGGAGGGTCCTCTCGGTCCTGACCGACTCGCTCTGGGACTGGGCGTTCGAGGAGGCCGGGCGGGGCCGCGGCAGCCGCCCCTACCTGGCGTTCGTCCGCCAGGCCGTGCGCTGGAGCATCGGCGACCCGCAGCTGGAGCCGGCGCGCGTCGAGCCGGAGCGCGCGCGGGTGGCCCCCGGCGAGAAGGTCCGCGCCCGCATCCGCGTGCTGGGCGAGGACTTCCTCCCCGCCGCGAGCCCCGACCTCTCGGTGACGCTCAAGGGGCCGCGCGGTGAGACGCGCGCCCTGGCACCGACTGCGGAGGCCCCCGGGGTCTTCGTCGTCGAGGCGCCGGCGCCCGGCGAGGGGACGTGGGAGATCGCCGCGGAGGCCTCGGCGCGCGGCAAGGTCTACGCGCGGGCGGCGGCCGTCGTGACGGCGGCGTGGCCGCTCGAGGAGTTCCGTTCGCCGGGGCTGAACCGCGACGCCCTGAAGGCGCTGCTCGCCGGCCGGCGCGGCGCGCTGCTCGAGCTGGGCGACGCCGGGGATACGGCGGAGGCGTTGGCCCGCGTGCTCAGGGACCTGACGGGGGAGGGCGCCGCGCGCGAGCGGGAGGAGGGGCGGGCGCTCGCCGAGTCGGTCCCGGTGTTCCTGCTCTTCCTGGCGCTCCTCGCGGGAGAATGGATCCTCAGGCGGCGATCGGGACTGGATTAG
- a CDS encoding cytochrome c3 family protein — translation MRGTALLLAAGLLCGATGGAAAVTLSPHAVQFEKVGCTHCHLTLPGQGRVLQNGVYRKSIDDLCQECHAASLEDNLNHRVGIRPSMKVPTDLLLNERGELSCITCHAPHAEFVNPDTGGRTWLLRRQMLKRELCLACHADENFQEPRVSVSLLAPANNAVVDTLPVPLIGTLSEPGIREVTVEINDTPLVLSVENGTFSTMLRLRDGINTVRISGQGVEPEALNILFRPTLPREMTYRLYRSHGMVNRKDCFVCHDRGARSYAVGGSDAALCGKCHDRFAPERYVHGPVAVGSCTVCHDPHGQTNPGFLVASGEALCFRCHTEADALKHLVSPDGGSAFLRQKGCTYCHDPHQADRRYLLRPAQD, via the coding sequence ATGCGCGGGACCGCCCTCCTGCTTGCCGCGGGGCTGCTCTGCGGCGCCACCGGCGGCGCGGCGGCGGTCACGCTCTCGCCGCACGCGGTGCAGTTCGAGAAGGTCGGCTGCACGCACTGCCACCTCACGCTCCCCGGCCAGGGGCGGGTGCTGCAGAACGGCGTCTACCGCAAGAGCATCGACGATCTCTGCCAGGAGTGCCACGCCGCCTCGCTCGAGGACAACCTCAACCACCGCGTCGGCATCCGCCCGTCGATGAAGGTCCCGACCGATCTGCTGCTGAACGAGCGCGGCGAGCTCTCGTGCATCACCTGCCACGCGCCGCACGCCGAGTTCGTCAACCCGGACACGGGCGGCCGGACCTGGCTGCTGCGCCGGCAGATGCTCAAGCGCGAGCTGTGCCTCGCCTGCCACGCCGACGAGAACTTCCAGGAGCCCCGGGTCAGCGTCTCGCTGCTGGCGCCCGCGAACAACGCCGTCGTGGACACGCTGCCGGTGCCGCTGATCGGCACGCTCTCCGAGCCGGGGATCCGCGAGGTGACCGTCGAGATCAACGACACGCCGCTGGTCCTGAGCGTGGAGAACGGGACCTTCTCGACGATGCTCAGGCTCCGCGACGGCATCAACACGGTGCGCATCTCGGGCCAGGGGGTCGAGCCCGAGGCGCTCAACATCCTCTTCCGCCCGACGCTGCCGCGGGAGATGACCTACCGCCTCTACCGCTCCCACGGCATGGTCAACCGCAAGGACTGCTTCGTCTGCCACGACCGCGGCGCCCGCTCCTACGCGGTCGGCGGCAGCGACGCCGCGCTCTGCGGCAAGTGCCACGACCGGTTCGCTCCCGAGCGCTACGTCCACGGGCCCGTGGCCGTCGGCAGCTGCACCGTCTGCCACGACCCGCACGGCCAGACCAACCCCGGGTTCCTCGTCGCCTCCGGCGAGGCGCTCTGCTTCCGCTGCCACACCGAAGCCGACGCGCTCAAGCACCTCGTATCGCCCGATGGCGGCAGCGCCTTCCTGCGCCAGAAGGGCTGCACCTACTGCCACGACCCGCACCAGGCGGACCGCCGCTACCTCCTGCGCCCGGCCCAGGACTAG